The region GACATGGTATCCACCTGGTCCATGATGGCTGGCAGATGCCAAGGCAGTTCCCAGTGGGCAGGAGGGGTCACCAGTGCGCCAGAGCCCTGGACTCTTACAGGTGGGCTCCAGGAAAGCAGTGGCTCACCTGTGCCTGCCTATCTTCCAGGTTGCTGACTGGGAGAAAGATCCACAGCCAGGAAGAAGCCTTGGAGGTAAGGAGACCTTCCTGAACCTGACATGGGATGGATAGCCCTGCTTGTGGTGGGGTGGACAGCCACGTGCCCTCAGGCATGGGAGATGGGCGCCCTCATGGCCAGCATCCAGCTTCCCATCAGCCAGCCAGGGACACGTTGTAAATGCTGTTTCAGCCACTTGTTGGTCATGGGCAGCCTAGTGCCTGCTGGCTCTGGGTGCCTCCACTGCTCATCACAGCTGTCCCCATAGCAGGGTCCAGGGCAGCCATCCCGAAGTGCTGCAGAAAGGGTGCCTTAGAAGGACAGAAGTTTGGTCTGACTTCTGGGTCAGAAGAACACGGTGGGCTGGTCGTGTTCTGTCTGTTCTGCAGGAGAACCCCTTCCAGCCTGTCCCCCACCCTCTGGAGGTGACTAGCAGTCTTCGGCGCCCCGGGGCTTGTGGACATCACCCCAGTCTCTGTGTGTATCTACAGGGTGTGTCCCACCTGTGTGCACTTGTGAgagtgtgtgggggtgtgtgcaCACAATGAGGGTGAGAATTTTTTGCACAGATGTGGATTTGTCCCTCAGGGGCTGGCTGGGGTTTCTGGAGTCCACAGTTGGGAGTCCAGGCAGGAAGTGGGGGCTGGgcctccctgcagccctgggTGAGATTTCTTCAGAGTTCTTTTCAACCTTCCCTCGGGACTTGCTCAGGTCCGTAGGTCTCCTGCCAGGATTCCGCCTAAGGTGGGGCTTACCACCCCTGGGCTGAGTGCGCAGAGCACCAGGGCCTCCAGGGCCTCACACCTTTCATGTCTGGGCTTCTTCAGAGGCTGTGCTCACTTCACAGCCCAGGAAACACGCTCTAAAGAGTCAGGGCCCTGGGTCAGAGCTGGTGGCGGCCAGTCGTGGTCACACGTGGACccgtggctgtgtgtgtgtttccccgaTAGGCAGAGGGCTCGCTGGGGCAGGAGAGTGGGGCGGGAGGAGCTTGAGGGTCTTCCTCTGAGTGGCCAGGGGTGTCAGGATGACCCCATTTCACTGGCCCGCCTTGGGAACTAGAGGACATTTCTGGTACCTGGCGCAGGGGTGCTGTGTGGACGGCATGGCCCCGTGCGGTGCTGTGATTCTGTGCGTGCCTTCAGGGTGTGTACGTGTAGTGTATGGGGAGAGTATGCGTACATTTGAGGTATGTGCATGTGTTGTGTGTCTGCGAGTATAGTGTGTAGGTGCATGCAGATGGGTGTGCTCTGggtgcacaggtgtgtgtgtgtggcagaggactcatctcccagagtctgctcggCCAGGCCCCCACCCGCGGGCTAACCCGCACTGCACTGAGGCATTGGCATGGGGAAGACAGCATGTTCATTCCTCATTAGGACACGACCCTCTGGCTGGCAACCTCCCCTGCCGCAGGCCCTGCTGGGTCAGTAGTGGTCGCCTCCTCCCACCTGGCATGAGCCCTGCTTGCTCCCCTCCATCCACTCTGGCTTAGTGGCACTTTGCCCCTAAGTGCCCTGGGGGCACGGTGCCCCCCAGTGTGTGTACTGCTGGGGAGGAAGGGTGTATGTGtctattgaatgaataaaagatgAGTTTGAAGCTTCCCAGGATGGACGGGGTGGAATCTCTTGTTGCCTGGGGGTTGCCAGGTGTGGCTCCTGCCACCCCAGAGCCCTGGTGAGGAAAAACGGGAGGACCATGGCCTGGAGGGTTggctccctcctccagggtttgGGCACAGGTTGGGTGTAGGGTGGGGGCTGACAGGCGTGCACCCTTGGACTTGAAGctcagggtgagggtggggaacTGGGATACCGCTATAACCTAGCCAAGTGGTCAGTGCTGGGTGGCGGGGGTGTGGGGGGCATTGGGCGAGGCCAGGGTGTGGCTCGCACGTTCtcagcctctgcctccctcccatccagactcTGTAAGTCTGAAGGGTATGAAGGGGCGGAGGGGGCAGCTCCCTGGCTGAGGCTGTGGCTAATGTGCTCCCTGTGTCTGGCAGGTGATGgacatgctgcactccatgggccCAGACACGGTGGTCATCACCAGTTCCGACCTGTTGTCCCCAAGGGGCAGTGACTACCTGATGGCGCTGGGGAGCCAGAGAACACGTAGGTCCCCACCCGGCGCTGTGCTCCCTCCTGCTGCAGGGCCCTTGAGGCTTCCGAGGCTGGGTTCAGTGGAAAGAAAATCCTGCCTGACTCGGCAGTGGCCAGCTTTCTCTCCCCAACACCTTTCTTCTCCCAAGACCAGATGGGAAACAGAATCAGGAGAGGTTTCCGTGATTGGGATCCAGTGAGCATGGGGTGCTGACCACTCCCCCAGGGTCACCATGCAGTGCTCCGTGTCCATTGCCGAGCTGGTAGCACAGTATTGGATAGCGTCCCCTTTTACAGACTCCAGGGTCACAGGGACCAGCCAGCTGGAGCCCAGCTGCTAGGGAAACCAGGcatctccccaccctcaccccacctgACCTCGGAGCTAGTCCTGGTGTTGACATTACTGGGAGTTCATCTCACACTCTGCCGTGTCGATATTTTAATTATGCGGCTGCCACAGTGTAAAACGACAGAAGCCTGTGGTCACCTCACTGGCCCAGAGAGCAGTCCCACATGCTTGGCTTTCTGTCTGTGCAGAAGGACACTTGCACTCACAgacgtgcatgcacacacgcctGCACACGCACCCCCACTTCAGCCAGTTCACGTGGTCCCTACAGCTCTAGGTCTCCTGCGGCCCCTGCTGCACCAGCCCGGCGTGTGCTGGCCCCTCGTCTTCCGGCTGCGCACTGTCCCCCACAGGCCGCTCTGACGGTGTAGCCCTCTGGGGCTCCAGTCCCTCACTTTCTCACTTGGGATGGGCGGTCGTTGGGGAGCGTGGGGATCCAGGCGGGCTGAGCCCCCGACACTGTGCAGGGGCAGGCTGGCCAGTTCCCAGGCCACACTGCGGGGCCTCTGCTGGCTGAGGATCTGGGGCCCCAGATGCTGGACTCTTCCCCCCAGGGGCTCCCGACGGCTCTGTGGTGACGCAGCGCATCCGCATGGAGATGCACAAGGTGGACGCGGTCTTCGTGGGCACGGGGGACCTCTTCGCTGCCATGCTCTTGGCGTGGACACACAAGCATCCCAACAACCTCAAGGTCAGCGAGGCACAAAGGGGAAAGCACGTTAAGATGCTGGAGTTGGCCGGGCCGACTCACGGGGGGTCCTGAGCCCAGTGAAATCTCAGGGCTTTGTGGGGACACAGGAGCTGTGGCCTCAGCAACTCAAGGTCCAGAAGCATCCCGGGGAGGGAAATCCAGGGGCAGGGCATCCCAGAACGCAGTCCCTACGGTCAGACCTGCTGGAGACCCATCTCTTCCTATGGAATGTCCCCTGTCTGTCCCTCCCCCAACTTGGTGTGTGAATGTCTACAGTGCCCCTGGATGCTGGCCAGGCGAGCAGTTGCAAGACTGGGTTGGTAACCTGGGGAATGGCGTCcttgctgtgtgctgtgtggtCAGGCAGAGGTGTCACAACTGTGTCCTTTGACCTCCTTCACTGGGGGCATGTGTGCACCCTCCCCTGTGGTCAGCATGGCTGGGTGCCCCGCTTGGTGTTGTGACATGCAGGCTGGGACAGGGCCCTTCCCGTCACCTGCAAGGCTTGGGTGAGTGTGGTGACTCCAAGCCaacattcttcttttctcttcctccttcctccctggagggcagagggTGAGCTCAGACCTGCCTCACGGCCTGCTGGAAGCCCGATGCCTAGACTGAGGCCTCTTGGGGCTGCCCTCTGCCGAGCCTGAGTTCAGCTCAGCCCAGATCCCACTGTCGGGGAGGGAGTTTGCTTGCCCGCCCGGCACTGCTGAGCCCTGTCTTTAACTGTGAAAGGCCGGCACGCAGGGACTCTGGCCAGCCTAGGGACAGGAGCTCTTTCCTGTGCATGTTCTTTATAACAGACTCATTCCCGAAAtgcttattaagcacctactacgTGCCAGGCAGTCCTGACACTTGCCTGTGGCCTGTTCAGTGCAGTCCTCTCTGCTCGGCTCTCCTGGTGGGGGGAGCATGTGATCGTGGAGCCAGTGCCCTTTTGGGCAGTGTCCATTCGGGCAGCATGGAGGTTGGGGGCAGAGCGCCCTGTGTGGGCGGGGCTCAGTGTCCTCCCCTCCCTGCAGGTAGCCTGTGAGAAGACCGTGTCAGCCATGCACCACGTTCTGCAGCGGACCATCAAGTGTGCAAAAGGTAGGCCTGGCAGGCAGGCGGGAGGGCAAGGTGTGGGGCAGCGTCGTGCAGGGCCGAGGCTCCCACTGTCTCCCTGGCCGGGGCcttcagggctggggaggggcagcatGGTGGAGCAGCATGTCCATCCCTGCTGAGATGGACACTCAGGGATGAGCGTTGGGGGCTCACCCCAAAggcaaagggaaggaagagagaagttcAGAATGactctccccccgccccgccctggcCCTGTCGTCAATGCTGTGCTTGTCCTGCAGCCAAGTCTGGGGAAGGAGTGAAGCCCAGCCCCGCCCAGCTGGAGCTGAGGATGGTGCAGAGCAAGAAGGACATTGAGAGCCCCGAGATCGTCGTCCAGGCCACGGTGCTGTGAGAGCCACGTGAACCCGCCTCCGTCATGCCCAGTGTTAGGTGTCTCCGTTTCCGCCCTTGTGAAAAATGTAACGTCTGCCTTAGAGGTGTGACTGAAacttggtattttttttcttttgtgagtgTCCAGCATTCACTGGTCTTAATTGTGAAAATGTGCCAGtcgtgctttttaaaaataacaaagtgaTCAGAGATTTGTAATTTGGgacccccagctcccctcccccaaggTTCCTGGAAAACCAGCTCCATGTCCAGGTCTCTGGGCCCCGGGCTGGCTTGGGGCACATGGCGTGTCCCCTTCCTGAGCGCGGGGCCCAGGGAGACCGCAGCGTCCGCCTCTCGCAGCGAGTCAGGGGTTAGTGTTCATGTCCAGAAAAATGATGTGAATGTCTTTATCCTTGCTCTGAGCTCACCTGCTGTGTTCCCTGTTCAGAATGCTTTGCCTCTTGATTTGCTGCAGGGCAGCCCCTGGGGGGTTCAGGGTCTCCGCTTCTGTTCTTGGTATGAAGGAGTTTCTGAAGCTCAGACGCACAAACGCTGCACAGTCACTTTGCCGGGGACCTTCCCAAGACCCCGGACATCTGCACATCTCTCGTGTTTCAGGGAGTGGGGCTGCCGTGTAACTCAGCGTCCCTAGGCACCCCCACGGGACAGAGGCTGGTGTGTGGCTGAGGGTGCCTGTGGGTCTTCAGGCTCCTTATGGTCGAGCCGGTCGGTCACAGGCTGTGTACTTGCCGCCCACTGCTGGTGACAGATGTGTTCAAAGGCAGAGGTGGgctcctgccccgccccccgcTGGTGTGTGCAACCCTACCCCCAGTTCTCTTGTCCCCCTGCCCTCCTGTGCCCTCCGGGTGCCAGGAAGCGAGGCGAAGCTCCGCCCCTCCCCACTATGGGTGGGGCGCAAGCCCTGACACCAGTCCTGTCGTCCACTGCTTGGGTGGCCTCCCCGGCTCCCGCCCCGAACTTTGAGGACCCTCCCCCGGTGTGGATCCTGGCAGGGTGTCCCCATGCTCAGCCCACCCCCGACTCCGGGACCTGCGGGGTTTGCATCTCTTGGAAGCCCACAGcctggaggggagcagggagaccACAGGATGTCGGGGCCCGGATGGGCATCCCTGGGGATGCAGGCTCTCCTAGGGTAGCCCCGGCCCCACAGGCAGGACCCCTCCTGAGGCTGGGCCTGTGTCTCCAGGATGCTCACCGCCTCAGGGGCCGCTTTCTTCCCTGTGTTGAAGATGCCCGCGGGTGAAGGCAGGCTGGTCTCCCCTGGACTCTGTACCCTCTCTCATCTTTCTCCCCGACTCTGCTCATGTTCTGAATGTTGTAACTCGGGCATTAGTTCTGTGTTCAGGGTCAGGGTTCTCAGCTCCCTGCAGTGGCCAGTGGGTCAGTGGGTCAGGGCATGTGTCCCTGTCATGGTTCCTGGTCCCTGCAGCGCCCTCTGGCCTAGGAGGAGCAGGAAGACCTGGCGAGGGACAGCCCCCCAGTAGGGCAGCCAGGGACCCACCATAGTCCCACAGGGCTCTGGCCTTCATGGAGCCTTTCATGGAAAAGACGGTCCCTGCCAACTAGAGGTCGGAGATGGCCACACCGCCAGCCCatgggaaatctttttttttttctttctttctgtttcctgtttttttaaaaaaaacttagggAGAGCGAGTGTAAGATGACCTACACTTGAAAGCAAGAAACTTGATTATCTCAACAAGATGGTGAAAACCCGCCCCCAAAACATGGTGTTGGGGGTAGCAGCTTGTTTTGTGTGCACCGTGAAgttaaagaaaaatgcatttggCAAACAGTGTGCTTCTTGGTCCTGGCCCCCACTGTGGGTTTAGCTCTTAATTCTCAGTATCATGCACAGAACAATCAGAACTGTTCCACCAGTAAAACCATGAGCTCTTCTGTCTGCTTGAACTATGAAGCCACAGCTGTGAGGAGAGGCCGGGGCACTAGGAGAAGGAAACTGGGGCTCCCAGGAGTGTCTGGGTGCTCGGGACCCACAGAGAGACCCTTAGCTTCTGGGAGAACCGCCTCCAACCTCCCCACACAAGCAAATTGTGCTCTTTGTCGTGATGTTGCTGGACCTGTGTATCGCAGGCGCCTTTCGCTGGGGACCTAGTCCATCTGTCATGACGACAGCAGAGGTCCTGGCTGTCTCTTCAGAATTTCCCATCCAGAACTTAGCTGTGCCCAGCAGCAGCGGGTTCTGATACAGTTTGGGTCCAAGTTAGaattaacctttttatttttttttactttctatagTTGAGTAACATAGAAAATAGTAATTTAATATGAGAGCTCTATTGGTCCTGAATGGCTTGCTTATTATTCCCAGGGTGTTGATTTCAAACCTTCTCCTGGAGACCTTAGAGACAGATTACAAAACATGGTCCTTCTTCTTCAGCCAACCTTGAATCAGTGCCAAGTCCTGCAGTGGTAGCCAGGCTAGTCTGCGCTGTTTTTGTGAGAAGTGTCAGTGATGGTAGAAAACAATGCTCTGTTATCCTTAAATTTGTCAGACCCAGGCTTCAGAGTATGCTTAAGTTCACAGTGGCTGAGCCTGTCTTGGGGCTCCTGACCTTCTCATTGCTGGGACCTCCTGTTCGCTCATCAGTTCACACCATAGAGGAGGGGACACTGTTCTGTCTGCAGGGCCGCACTGTGCACACGCCCTCTCGGGACCACCTGCCTGGGGCAGCGGGGCCTGTGCCTGTGACCACAGAACTGGGCTGTGCTCCATGCCAGAATAACCCGCCCTGGCTGCCTGCCTGGTCTCAGGTCCCCCTCTGTGGTGGGGAGGGATCTGCTCAGGACCACCAGCACCTGCCTGGGCCAGAAGGAGGGGAGTGTGTTGAGCAGAGTGGTATGTGCCCACAGGGCCGCTGCCACATGATCCTGGCTTTCTGAGTCTGGGTGGCAGCCACACGGCCCCCAGACTCAGTTCTGAGATCCCAGGCCCACCCATTTCGGGTCCACACCACCTCCCGCTGCCCGGCTGGTGGGGGCTTCCCTTCTCATCAACCCAAGTAGCTGTCTGCATCCAGACTCCCTGGAGAGCTGACTCCCGTGTCTCCTGAGGGAGGCGGCAGGTGGATGTGCCCGGGGGCACTCAGAGGGACCCCTGTCCCTCGGGAAGGCAGGCCTTCTCCCTCTGGGAGCCCAGGTCTATGGCTCGAGGCCAGGAAGCCTTGAACTTGGGCCTGCTTGGTCAGGATGCATGTCTTCTCCCCAGAAGAATCTGCCCCCCTCCCGCAATGTTCTCCAGGTCTGCCCATGAGAGCCAGTCAGGCTGGTCCCCCACCAAGCAGGGATCGAGCGCCTGCACACGTGTGGCCTTGCAGCCTTGTGCAGAGCTGCCACGCCTGAGTCTGTGTCAGCTTCTGCAGCCATGAGCGTCCTGAGCAGGAGCCTGCTTTTGTGGACAGCTCTGTTGttttcagagggcttcccaggtggcgctagtggtgaatagcccgcctgccagtgcaggagatgtaagagacccaggttcgatccctgggttgggaagatcccctggagaagggcttggcaacccactccagtgttcttgcctggagaatcccatggagagaggagcctggtgggttgcagtccatggggtcgcacagagtcactaCTAAAGCGACTTAACACTCTGGTTTGAGTCCTGCCTTGCTTCTGGTCTCTGCCAGCAGGGGGCAGTGAGGGCACAGGTCCTGCGGCACACTCCCTCCGCCCCCCTTACCCTGTGCTACAACACAGCTGCCACCCTTCTAGGGATGTTTATTCAGGGGCTCTCCTGTCTGGCAGTCAGAACCAGGGTTTGTAATCTGTTCGctgcatggggggggggggccctgaGTGAGTCTGCCACATGGCCCAGGGTCTCAGTTCCTAAAACCTTGAGCTCTCCTTAGCTCCTGTCTTCCCCTGGACTCCTGCAGTTCATTCTCGGTGCAAGACGTCTTGTTCTTTCTTAATGTGCAAAGACACCGATCAAGAAACGTCTTACAAGCTACATTCCTGCCTTTCACTAGAGGTCTTTGCTCACAATAGGGTGTGTTCATTTGGTCATTTGGCAAGTAATTTTTGGTCTGGCTTAGagagtattttaaaactttatatgaATGGAAagttctttttaagaattttctttttaactcctGGCAGAGTAAACAGGCATTTTTAAAGCTCTCCACTATCAGAGCCGAGCAGAGCCCTGTGCTCAGGGAAGGGCCCTAAGCTCCAGGGTTGCAGTGAAGGATGCTCCTGGCCCCTCAGCAGCCCAATTTTCTGCAGCAGGAAACATGCTAGGAAGGACATGCCGTGGGCCACTCAGCCTGACTGGGGGCAGCACTGTCCTGCGAGAGCCGCCCTCTGCCCAGCATGATCAGCCAGACAGAAGGAGCACACCGCCCTCAGGCCCTTTGCTCGGGAGCCCCCCAGACAGGGGCCTTGGTCCTCGTGCAGCCAAGGATACAGAGCTGGGTCAGTGGGTTCTGGACCACTGTTGCTTTCTCACCCAGCCCCCAGCTTCTGGCACAAGGAAGGTGAGTGGGGTCATGACCAGGATGGAGGAGGGACAGACGAAGGGAAAGGATGAGCCTGGCGGCAGTGCCCCCAGTGTGCCCCAAAGAGTGAAGAGGGGATAGAGGCAGTTTGTGCATTTCTGCAGAATACCTGGGACCATTGTCTTGGTGATGGGAGCCATCAGTGTTGATGCTGGGGAGGTGGAAGTGAATTCCTACTTCACTCCACGCAGCCCCTGAGGGATAAAGCGTGTGTGGGTGGCGTGTTGAATGTTTTTGGCTTCAAAGCTGCATGCTTCTAGAATTTCACTCGGGATTTCCCGCAACGGTTACAAACCTGGACCCGCAGGAGGACTGAGGCTCTGACTCAGGCCAGTTGGTGCTGACCCTGTCCTTCCAGAATCTGGGGGAAATGATACAACCCTGGGACCAGAGGGGCTCCCTGCGGTTCCGGGAATGGTTTCACTAGCCCTGTGCTCTACTTGCCAGCCCCACCTACTGTGCGCCTGTGGATGTGTTTTAAACATAAACCCCTTGCAGCGCTGTTGAGGCTGTGTCTGTCTGTTCTGGTCTTACTGACTTATGATTatcacaaataaatattttcatggtGATGCTGTTGAAGTGTGGTTTCTTTTTCCCAGAGGAGCTTTGTTCCCCTGTGGCCAGATGTCCTATCCATCTAACCTTCTCTGTTTTCTGCCCGGGAAGTAGGGGTGGGGCTTGTTTGGATGTTCCAGGCAGTTGGCTCCAGGCCCTTGAGCTTCCCCCGGGATTGGGCTGGGGATCAGAGGGTGCAGGTCCCTTTCCTGACCCCTCCTGCCTGATTCTGAGGAGCAGCTCTGGTCACTGGCCAAGCCTCACGCTCCTTCCGGCTTCCTTCACATCTCGTTGGTGACAGCACTGGTCTTGTGAGCCTGGCCAGTACCTGCTCTCCCTGCCATCTACTGACAACCTTTGTAAATAAGTCCGAGGGTCATT is a window of Ovis aries strain OAR_USU_Benz2616 breed Rambouillet chromosome 1, ARS-UI_Ramb_v3.0, whole genome shotgun sequence DNA encoding:
- the PDXK gene encoding pyridoxal kinase isoform X2, yielding MEEECRVLSIQSHVVRGYVGNRAATFPLQVLGFEVDAVNSVQFSNHTGYSHWKGQVLNSDELQELYDGLKLNHVNQYDYVLTGYTRDKSFLAMVVDIVQELKQQNPRLVYVCDPVMGDQRNGEGAMYVPDDLLPVYREKVVPVADIITPNQFEAELLTGRKIHSQEEALEVMDMLHSMGPDTVVITSSDLLSPRGSDYLMALGSQRTRAPDGSVVTQRIRMEMHKVDAVFVGTGDLFAAMLLAWTHKHPNNLKVACEKTVSAMHHVLQRTIKCAKAKSGEGVKPSPAQLELRMVQSKKDIESPEIVVQATVL
- the PDXK gene encoding pyridoxal kinase isoform X1, translated to MEEECRVLSIQSHVVRGYVGNRAATFPLQVLGFEVDAVNSVQFSNHTGYSHWKGQVLNSDELQELYDGLKLNHVNQYDYVLTGYTRDKSFLAMVVDIVQELKQQNPRLVYVCDPVMGDQRNGEGAMYVPDDLLPVYREKVVPVADIITPNQFEAELLTGRKIHSQEEALEVMDMLHSMGPDTVVITSSDLLSPRGSDYLMALGSQRTRAPDGSVVTQRIRMEMHKVDAVFVGTGDLFAAMLLAWTHKHPNNLKVACEKTVSAMHHVLQRTIKCAKGRPGRQAGGQGVGQRRAGPRLPLSPWPGPSGLGRGSMVEQHVHPC
- the PDXK gene encoding pyridoxal kinase (The RefSeq protein has 2 substitutions, 1 frameshift compared to this genomic sequence), which translates into the protein MCFGGTAESLCPGDLMQHRGLTWSALPPTPPPGYSHWKGQVLNSDDVQELYDGLKLNHVNQYDYVLTGYTRDKSFLAMVVDIVQELKQQNPRLVYVCDPVMGDQRNGEGAMYVPDDLLPVYREKVVPVADIITPNQFEAELLTGRKIHSQEEALEVMDMLHSMGPDTVVITSSDLLSPRGSDYLMALGSQRTRAPDGSVVTQRIRMEMHKVDAVFVGTGDLFAAMLLAWTHKHPNNLKVACEKTVSAMHHVLQRTIKCAKAKSGEGVKPSPAQLELRMVQSKKDIESPEIVVQATVL